From Rhododendron vialii isolate Sample 1 chromosome 10a, ASM3025357v1, the proteins below share one genomic window:
- the LOC131302485 gene encoding transcription factor MYB93-like, translating to MGRSPCCDESGLKKGPWTPEEDQKLVKYIQKNGHGSWRALPKLAGLNRCGKSCRLRWTNYLRPDIKRGKFSQEEEQTILNLHSILGNKWSAIATHLPGRTDNEIKNFWNTHLKKKLIHMGIDPMTHRPRTDIFSSLPHLIALANLKELIETHTWEEQAMRLQTEAAQVAKLQYLQYLLQPQPPNSMAPNNLPNNNNIDQITYDNLLNSLSSMKDGQILSASQFGNLDHESIPFAHMPDLQVPCQYQTPMMNKDMFGENSSPTSIWNIPSTASPSPPPQHQLGAVVPPFTETSINNNMGDACSTSSYEGGPSSFWPEVLLDDHPLFHEIA from the exons atgggAAGGTCTCCTTGTTGTGATGAGAGTGGACTCAAGAAAGGCCCCTGGACTCCTGAAGAAGATCAGAAACTTGTCAAATACATCCAGAAAAATGGCCATGGCAGCTGGAGAGCCCTCCCTAAACTAGCag GTCTTAACAGATGCGGGAAGAGTTGCAGATTGAGGTGGACGAATTACCTAAGGCCTGATATAAAGAGAGGGAAGTTTTCACAAGAGGAAGAGCAAACAATTCTCAATCTCCACTCCATCCTTGGCAACAA gtGGTCTGCAATTGCCACCCACCTTCCTGGAAGAACAGACAATGAGATCAAGAACTTCTGGAACACCCACCTGAAGAAGAAGCTGATACATATGGGTATCGATCCGATGACTCACCGCCCGCGAACCGACATCTTCTCGAGCCTCCCTCACCTCATCGCCCTGGCTAACCTCAAAGAGCTCATTGAAACCCACACATGGGAAGAACAGGCAATGAGGCTGCAGACAGAAGCTGCTCAAGTGGCCAAACTTCAATACCTCCAGTACCTCCTTCAACCTCAACCACCAAATTCCATGGCACCAAACAATCtcccaaacaacaacaacattgATCAAATCACTTATGATAACCTCTTGAATTCTCTCTCTTCGATGAAAGATGGCCAGATTCTGAGCGCATCCCAGTTTGGAAATCTTGATCACGAATCAATCCCTTTTGCTCATATGCCTGATTTACAAGTTCCTTGCCAGTACCAAACACCTATGATGAACAAGGACATGTTTGGTGAGAACTCTTCACCCACTTCCATATGGAATATTCCTTCCACCGCTTCTCCGTCTCCTCCGCCGCAACACCAGTTGGGGGCGGTTGTTCCTCCGTTCACGGAGACTTCCATCAACAATAACATGGGGGATGCTTGTAGTACTTCAAGCTACGAAGGTGGTCCTTCTTCATTCTGGCCTGAAGTTCTTCTTGACGATCACCCCTTGTTTCATGAGATTGCTTAG